In Sphingobacteriaceae bacterium, the DNA window CCACATTGGCGCTTTCCAAGGCCCCTTGCTGGATGTACAGGTCGCTGCCGCCGGGGTTCACCAGCTGGGGCTCGCCGCTGGCCTCGGTGTCGACGAAAAGGCCGTTGCCCAGGGAGGCCAGCCCTTCGGGGTTGACAAAGCGGGCCAGGCGCAGGCGCCCCAAGGACCGCTGATCCCCGTCGTCCATCTGGGCGAAGATCCGCCCGTCCCGCTGCACCGTCACCTGGACAGCATCCCGGGGCACCGTTATGGGGCGGCCGTTGTCGGCCAGGAGGGGGTTGCCCCAGGGGTCCACCACCCGGCCGTCCCGGTCCACGCGGAATTCGCCGGCCCGGGTGTAGGCCCGGCCGTCGGGGGCGGCCTCAAAACCTACGACGAAAAAGCCGTCCCCCTGGATGGCCAGGTGCCAGTCCTGCCCCGTGGTGAGCCAAGCTCCCGGCCGGAAGTCGGTGCGGGTGCCTACGGCCAGGGCGCCCCCGCCGATGGACTGCGGCTCCAGGGCCCCGGGGACCTGGGTGGACGGCCGGTTGGGGCGGTGCACCTGCCGGTGCATGGCCTCGCTGAACAGCACGTCCTTCCCCTTGAAGCCGACGGTGTTGATGTTGGCCACATTGTGGGCATGGGTGTCGATTTTTGTCTGGGCGGCGGTCAGGCCGGTGGCGCCGATCCATAACGCTCGCAAGGGGTTCGCCCTCCCTATCCTTCAGGCCCGTGTCTCATGCTCATGGCTCAGGCCCGGCTAGAAGCGGGCCAGGTCGTTGACGGCCCGGCGCAAAGTCTCGTCCTGGGCTTCCAGGGCCCGCTGGTTGGCTTCGTAGGCCCTGAAGGTAGCCAGCAAGTCCACCATGGTTTGGCCCGGGTCCACGTTGGCCCCTTCGAGAAAACCCTGGAGCACGATGCCGGGGGCGGCCTCCATCTCTCCCGCCGCCGGACCGGCGTTGAACAGGCCCGTGGGCTCCCGTTCCAGGAATTCTGCTTCAGTGAAATGGACCAGGCCCAGGCGGCCGATCCGGCGGGACCCGGACCAGACGGTGCCGTCGCCGTCCACCCGCACGGGGTCAGAGCCTACCTCCAGGGGGTCTCCCCCCTCATCCAGTACGAACCACCCTTCAGGGGTCACCAGGCGCCCTTCCCCGTCCCGGTGGAAGTGGCCCGCCCGGGTGTACCGGGGGCCTTCAGGAGTGCCGATGGTGAAGAAACCGTCGCCGGAGATGGCCAGATCCAGTTCCTGGCCCGTCTCCCGCAGGGCGCCTTGGCCGGTGTCGGTCTTGCCGCCCACCACCGCCACATCGGTGCCCAAGGGCCCCACCACCGCCTCGGCGCCGCTGCCCGTGCGACGCTGGAGCAGCAGGCGGGCAAAGGAGCCTAAAGCCGGGCGATAGGCTTTGAAACCGGTGGTCTGGAGATTGGCCAGATTGGTGGCCAGGGCTTCATGACGGGTTTGAAAGGCCAGCAAGGCCGATGCCGATTGATAAACTCCCCGCAGCACACACTCACCCCCCGTTATCTCTAGTTATCGAAGGGAACAGGCACGGGTTTAGGGGTGGTGGGAAAATGACTTGCTTCAAATTAGCCAGGGCTGGGCTGCGGCCGGGTCGGCCGGGTCTTGGTATCCGGTGAAATATGCCTGTTGATGGGCTTGGTTTTGATGCCTTATGGGTGAAAGAATGGGCATCCACAAAATTATTACGTATACTTCTTGAGCCTATAGGGTGAGATTTTGAGTTTTTGGGCTGTAGCGGTTCATATTTTGAGGGCAAATTCGGCCCCGCCGCAACCCAACCCGCACAATTTCCCCCATCAAGCCCGGCAAAAAGGCAGATATTTGCCTATAGCCCAGTTGCTCCGCCCGGTCCCGAGATCCAAAAACTCAAATAGTGCCGGGCAAAGCCCGGATCTGATGCGTCATTCTTTGTGGAAGGGCGCCGGGATGGGCAACAAGGTGACTTGCTTCAGTAGATCTTCGTATTAGAACCGACAGCCTAGGATCGGCAGCCTAGGATCGGCCGCGGGGCGGGAGTCTGGGTCCGTTGAAAATTTACTGTTGATGGGCTTGGTTTTGATTCCTTATGGGTGGAAGAATGAGAATCCGCAAAATGAATGCATATCGTTCCTGAGCCTATAGGGTGAAGTTTTGAGGTTTTGGCTTGTAGGGGTTCATATTTTGAGGGTGATTTTGGGCCGGCTGGAAGGCAATCGGCACGATTTAGCCTATCAGGCCGGGGAATAAGGCAGATTTTGGCCCATAGCCCGTGTGCTCCACCCGGTCCCCAGGTCCAAAAACTCAAATAGTGCCGGGCCAGGCCCGGATCTGACGGGTTAGTCTTTCAGGAACGGCGCGGCAATGGGCAATAAGATGAGCTATTCCGGCTGGTGGGGCGCGAGGGGCTTCATCCCGAGGCTTCTTGGGCGCTCCGGTTTTCACCCAGGTACTTGACCCGGGTGGCCTCACCGCCCCGGATGTGGCGCTCGGCTTTGTTCAACTCCAATACCTGACGGACCGTGGAGGCCAGGCGGGCATCCACCCGGGGAAGGCGCTCCGTCACATCTTTGTGGACCGTGCTCTTGCTGACGCCGAAGGTTCGGGCGGCTTCCCGGACGGTGGCCTTGGTGCGCGCGATGTATTGACTCACCTCCAGCACCCGTCTGAAAATGTGATCCTTCAAGACCGTCGCCCCCTTCGCCCCCGTCGCTTTGGTAGCATCTATATGCCCCAAGGCCGGGAACATG includes these proteins:
- the spoIIID gene encoding sporulation transcriptional regulator SpoIIID; amino-acid sequence: MKDHIFRRVLEVSQYIARTKATVREAARTFGVSKSTVHKDVTERLPRVDARLASTVRQVLELNKAERHIRGGEATRVKYLGENRSAQEASG
- a CDS encoding flagellar hook-basal body protein — its product is MLRGVYQSASALLAFQTRHEALATNLANLQTTGFKAYRPALGSFARLLLQRRTGSGAEAVVGPLGTDVAVVGGKTDTGQGALRETGQELDLAISGDGFFTIGTPEGPRYTRAGHFHRDGEGRLVTPEGWFVLDEGGDPLEVGSDPVRVDGDGTVWSGSRRIGRLGLVHFTEAEFLEREPTGLFNAGPAAGEMEAAPGIVLQGFLEGANVDPGQTMVDLLATFRAYEANQRALEAQDETLRRAVNDLARF
- a CDS encoding flagellar hook basal-body protein, with amino-acid sequence MRALWIGATGLTAAQTKIDTHAHNVANINTVGFKGKDVLFSEAMHRQVHRPNRPSTQVPGALEPQSIGGGALAVGTRTDFRPGAWLTTGQDWHLAIQGDGFFVVGFEAAPDGRAYTRAGEFRVDRDGRVVDPWGNPLLADNGRPITVPRDAVQVTVQRDGRIFAQMDDGDQRSLGRLRLARFVNPEGLASLGNGLFVDTEASGEPQLVNPGGSDLYIQQGALESANV